The proteins below come from a single Bubalus kerabau isolate K-KA32 ecotype Philippines breed swamp buffalo chromosome 19, PCC_UOA_SB_1v2, whole genome shotgun sequence genomic window:
- the GPR132 gene encoding probable G-protein coupled receptor 132, with protein sequence MPGNATLEIGPVLGALSTGGSSHTCDVPFNDSRVFLVTVYSGVCALGLPANGLTAWLTLLQARQGHVLAVYLFCLALCELLYISTLPLWVIYIQHGHRWPLSPWACKAAAYVFFCNLYLSILFLCCISCDRFLAVVYALEMRGRRHQKTAILVSAVVFLLVGLVHSPVFKMEHNGTCFETLPMDRRVAGYYYARFTVGFAVPLSIIAVTNQRIFRTVQLSTSLSAAQKAKVRVLAIAVVAIFLVCFAPYHLVLLIKAVAFSYYRGAADPVCTLEIHLYTVSVVFLSLATVNSVADPIIYVLAAEATRQEVCRMHKGWKKWSTKMDNTKLTCSKDSDEARSPMSLTNSYAFPEPIHAPGPSPGTPEGLAEGSC encoded by the exons ATGCCAG GAAACGCCACGCTAGAGATCGGCCCTGTGCTGGGGGCCCTGTCGACGGGCGGGTCTTCCCACACATGCGACGTGCCCTTCAACGACAGCAGGGTGTTCCTGGTGACCGTGTACAGCGGCGTGTGCGCGCTGGGCCTGCCGGCCAACGGCCTGACGGCCTGGCTCACGCTGCTGCAGGCACGCCAGGGCCACGTGCTGGCCGTCTACCTCTTCTGCCTGGCGCTCTGCGAGCTGCTCTACATCAGCACCCTGCCGCTCTGGGTCATCTACATCCAGCACGGGCACCGCTGGCCGCTCAGCCCCTGGGCCTGCAAGGCGGCCGCCTACGTCTTCTTCTGCAATCTCTACCTCAGCATCCTCTTCCTGTGCTGCATCTCCTGCGACCGCTTCCTTGCGGTGGTGTACGCGCTGGAGATGCGGGGCCGCCGCCACCAGAAGACCGCCATCCTCGTCTCCGCGGTGGTCTTCCTTCTCGTCGGGCTCGTCCACTCCCCGGTGTTCAAGATGGAGCACAACGGAACCTGCTTCGAGACGCTGCCGATGGACCGCAGGGTGGCCGGGTACTACTACGCACGCTTCACGGTGGGCTTTGCCGTCCCGCTGTCCATCATTGCCGTCACCAACCAGCGCATCTTCAGGACTGTCCAGCTGAGCACCAGCCTGAGCGCTGCCCAGAAGGCCAAGGTGAGGGTCCTGGCCATTGCGGTCGTGGCCATCTTCCTGGTCTGCTTCGCCCCCTATCACCTGGTGCTCCTGATCAAAGCCGTCGCCTTTTCCTACTACAGAGGGGCCGCAGACCCTGTGTGCACCCTTGAAATCCACCTGTACACGGTCTCCGTGGTGTTCCTGAGCCTGGCCACCGTGAACAGCGTGGCTGACCCCATCATCTACGTGCTGGCCGCGGAAGCGACACGCCAGGAAGTGTGCAGAATGCACAAGGGGTGGAAAAAGTGGTCCACGAAGATGGACAACACCAAGCTCACGTGCTCGAAGGACTCAGATGAGGCACGGTCGCCCATGTCCCTCACAAACAGCTATGCCTTCCCTGAGCCCATCCACGCACCAGGGCCATCACCAGGCACCCCAGAGGGGCTGGCCGAGGGGTCCTGCTGA